The Streptomyces sp. NBC_01197 genome window below encodes:
- a CDS encoding TetR/AcrR family transcriptional regulator, protein MTRGSTTREAMAEVALRMFAERGIDAVSLREITAASGQRNKSAAQYHFGSKEQLVREIFERHTGQVNIHRQQLLTALYENGRQPSLEGLADALIHPLADTLIEHEHSHYARFLAQVATPPWTMALVPADPAATESVRTVFSEIVRLLDDLPEAVLRTRLALAMMLTVRALAACEHAMEGSGPDNERRVALLTANLIDSTIGILRAPVSDATRRLLPPNPERVTADDNWPWHFLVGAEAGF, encoded by the coding sequence ATGACCAGAGGGAGCACGACACGCGAGGCCATGGCCGAGGTGGCTCTGCGCATGTTCGCCGAGCGGGGGATCGACGCCGTCTCGCTCCGGGAGATCACCGCGGCGTCGGGTCAGCGCAACAAGTCAGCGGCCCAGTACCACTTCGGCAGCAAGGAACAGCTCGTCCGGGAGATCTTCGAACGCCATACGGGGCAGGTGAACATCCACCGGCAGCAGCTACTTACCGCCCTGTACGAGAACGGCCGGCAGCCCTCGCTGGAGGGACTGGCCGACGCACTCATCCACCCGCTGGCCGATACGCTCATCGAGCACGAGCACAGCCATTACGCGCGCTTCCTCGCCCAAGTGGCCACTCCCCCATGGACGATGGCCCTCGTACCGGCCGATCCGGCGGCGACGGAGAGCGTACGGACCGTCTTCAGCGAAATCGTCCGGCTCCTGGACGACCTGCCTGAAGCCGTCCTGCGCACCCGGCTCGCCCTGGCCATGATGCTCACCGTCCGCGCCCTGGCCGCGTGCGAGCACGCCATGGAAGGCAGCGGGCCCGACAACGAGCGGCGAGTCGCACTGCTCACCGCCAACCTCATCGACAGCACCATCGGAATCCTTCGGGCGCCCGTCTCCGATGCCACCCGAAGACTCCTCCCGCCGAACCCGGAGCGGGTCACCGCCGACGACAACTGGCCCTGGCACTTTCTCGTCGGCGCCGAAGCGGGGTTCTGA
- a CDS encoding SH3 domain-containing protein codes for MFPKPKTSKLVMALTAGAMAVGLAAGPALAGDFSNGTANKDQMTAPAAMSLYKGRVISRTGVLVRSGPSQRFRVVGSYSFNSIVPIVCKVHGQNVAGNNLWYKTPKGNFVSARYIANVGAIPHFC; via the coding sequence GTGTTCCCCAAGCCCAAGACCAGCAAGCTCGTCATGGCACTGACTGCCGGTGCGATGGCCGTCGGCCTGGCCGCCGGTCCCGCTCTGGCCGGCGATTTCAGCAACGGCACGGCCAACAAGGACCAGATGACTGCCCCGGCGGCCATGTCCCTGTACAAGGGGCGTGTGATCTCCAGGACGGGTGTGCTGGTACGGAGCGGGCCCAGCCAGCGCTTCCGGGTCGTCGGCTCGTACTCGTTCAACTCGATCGTCCCGATCGTGTGCAAGGTGCACGGCCAGAATGTCGCGGGAAACAACCTGTGGTACAAGACGCCCAAGGGCAACTTCGTGTCGGCGCGGTACATCGCCAACGTCGGTGCCATTCCGCACTTCTGCTGA
- a CDS encoding ABC transporter permease has protein sequence MTLSARSLLPVNLTLGVLLVVLLVVAAGVACFFSLSPDSSARRPREILVAGVRAAVQLAAVSLIITWAVTRAAGLGAFLVVMFTVAVRTAGRRLTSNHTWWLTAAPLAAGVVPTVAALLLTGLVPLKGLVLIPITGILIGGALTATVLAGRRALDQLEQRRGEVEAAMALGFLDRDARLEIARPAASDALLPGLDQTRTVGLVTLPGAFVGMLLGGASPLMAGAAQLFVLIALMAVQALAVAVTVELIARRRLFRP, from the coding sequence GTGACCCTGAGCGCAAGATCTCTTCTGCCGGTCAACCTCACCCTCGGCGTACTGCTGGTGGTGCTTCTGGTGGTAGCGGCGGGAGTCGCCTGCTTCTTCAGCCTGTCCCCTGATTCCTCGGCCCGTCGGCCGCGGGAAATCCTGGTCGCAGGGGTGCGTGCGGCCGTCCAGCTCGCCGCGGTGTCCCTGATCATCACCTGGGCAGTGACCAGGGCGGCGGGGCTGGGAGCGTTCCTTGTCGTGATGTTCACCGTCGCCGTGCGCACGGCAGGCCGACGGCTGACCAGCAACCACACCTGGTGGCTCACCGCCGCACCCCTTGCCGCCGGCGTCGTTCCCACGGTGGCTGCGCTGCTGCTGACGGGGCTGGTTCCCCTCAAGGGCCTCGTACTCATCCCGATCACCGGCATTCTCATCGGCGGCGCCCTCACAGCGACGGTGCTCGCGGGACGCCGCGCCCTGGACCAGCTGGAACAGCGCCGGGGAGAGGTCGAGGCCGCGATGGCTCTGGGCTTCCTCGACCGGGACGCGCGGTTGGAGATCGCACGGCCCGCGGCATCCGACGCCCTGCTTCCGGGGCTGGATCAGACGCGTACTGTCGGGCTGGTCACCCTTCCCGGGGCGTTCGTGGGCATGCTCCTGGGGGGTGCGAGTCCGCTGATGGCCGGCGCTGCGCAACTGTTCGTCCTGATCGCCCTCATGGCTGTGCAGGCCCTTGCTGTTGCCGTGACGGTCGAACTGATCGCTCGACGGCGTCTGTTCCGCCCGTAA
- a CDS encoding PP2C family protein-serine/threonine phosphatase, with protein MSPLRILRPLLKDRPRPKALIAVPFALIAVVTVLDIFAPPDVHLGPFLVAAPAITASFAGPRMTGFVGAVAVLAQSLVGIARTSINDLNHTYQIAALFLISVFVTFFAHLRERHAREMNHLRWVAQAVQRVVMPPLPERSGTLRIASRYLAAEAEAQLGGDLYAVARTATGSRVIVGDVRGKGLDAMGEAAQVLGSFRALAHQGPGLPQAVAQLEVEVAAFGYGLPPAEGDDGRGTEAFVTAAVLDIPDADPELRLVSCGHPPPLLLRSGRVLSLDVREPAPPLGLGSLTGSAVAIETFPFGVGDILLLYTDGVIESRDRAGRFYPLPDRIASFRAEGPDALLGDLCADLLRHADGSLGDDAAMVAIERLAAP; from the coding sequence ATGAGCCCGCTGCGGATACTGCGCCCGCTCCTCAAGGACCGACCACGCCCGAAGGCGCTCATCGCGGTGCCGTTCGCCCTGATCGCCGTCGTCACGGTGCTCGACATCTTCGCGCCACCGGACGTCCACCTCGGCCCATTTCTCGTGGCGGCTCCGGCCATCACGGCGTCGTTCGCCGGACCCCGTATGACCGGATTCGTCGGTGCGGTCGCCGTCCTGGCCCAGTCACTGGTGGGCATCGCGCGCACCAGCATCAACGACCTCAATCACACGTACCAGATCGCCGCCCTGTTCCTGATCTCCGTCTTCGTCACCTTCTTCGCCCATCTGCGGGAGCGGCACGCACGGGAGATGAACCACCTCCGCTGGGTGGCACAGGCGGTGCAGCGCGTGGTGATGCCTCCGCTGCCCGAGCGGAGCGGGACGCTGCGGATCGCGTCGCGCTATCTGGCCGCGGAGGCGGAGGCGCAGCTCGGCGGCGATCTGTACGCGGTCGCCCGTACGGCCACGGGCTCCCGCGTGATCGTCGGAGACGTACGCGGCAAGGGGCTCGACGCGATGGGCGAAGCCGCCCAGGTCCTGGGCTCCTTCCGGGCCCTGGCGCACCAGGGACCGGGACTTCCGCAAGCCGTGGCCCAGCTGGAGGTCGAGGTCGCCGCGTTCGGGTACGGGCTGCCGCCCGCGGAGGGGGACGACGGTCGCGGTACGGAGGCTTTCGTGACCGCCGCCGTGCTGGACATCCCGGACGCCGATCCGGAACTCCGCCTGGTCAGCTGCGGGCATCCGCCGCCCTTGCTGCTGCGGTCCGGCCGGGTCCTGTCGCTCGACGTCCGGGAGCCCGCGCCGCCTCTGGGGCTGGGGTCTCTGACCGGTTCCGCCGTCGCCATCGAGACGTTCCCCTTCGGCGTCGGCGACATCCTGCTCCTGTATACGGACGGTGTCATCGAGTCCCGCGACCGGGCGGGCCGCTTCTACCCGCTGCCCGACCGGATCGCGTCGTTCCGCGCCGAAGGGCCGGATGCGCTGCTGGGCGACCTCTGCGCCGATCTGCTGCGTCATGCGGACGGCAGCCTGGGCGACGACGCGGCCATGGTCGCCATCGAACGGCTCGCGGCGCCCTGA
- a CDS encoding ATP-binding protein: MTQYLQDPALWALIAGTPVAATAIARGRKSISKLRTEKQELRSHYSTLEEHYAESVEEAKERAEEATKTALKSAMRTLQGLASEQQLAISKLQDKYGELQILQDLLDIDHMNSQFARRAQSIAVLCDGWLGRQRTDASLYDVVRSAKGRIRHFTRVEIRTQSHFAIVSRAVEPVALTLAELLDNATSYSAPETVIEINIRPVPKGVCIIVDDAGVGMNEEEKSRAAKLLSSERSPGVAGLGNPPQFGFTVIGVLAARYGFSVSVDTTSPYGGVRAVVLLPDDLLTSMPEPAPQPQAKEIPTVAASSPMPREEDSASAPETAPATTFGGLPKRSRRGPISIVPEAGAEAAPARSTEQIASVMGAFQRGTQSGRRSTSASSEGSETQ, from the coding sequence ATGACTCAGTACCTCCAGGATCCAGCACTCTGGGCTTTGATAGCTGGCACTCCTGTCGCCGCTACCGCGATCGCTCGCGGAAGAAAGTCGATTTCCAAGCTCCGCACGGAAAAGCAGGAACTCCGAAGCCACTACTCCACCCTGGAAGAACACTACGCGGAATCCGTCGAAGAGGCGAAAGAGCGGGCCGAGGAAGCCACCAAGACCGCTCTTAAATCCGCGATGCGGACGCTTCAGGGTCTTGCGAGTGAGCAGCAGCTCGCAATTTCGAAACTCCAGGACAAGTACGGCGAACTTCAGATTCTCCAGGATCTCCTGGACATCGACCATATGAACTCCCAGTTCGCACGGCGCGCCCAGTCCATTGCCGTGCTCTGCGACGGCTGGCTCGGCCGTCAGCGCACCGACGCGTCGCTCTATGACGTCGTCCGCAGCGCGAAGGGCCGCATCCGCCACTTCACCCGTGTGGAGATCCGGACCCAGAGCCATTTCGCCATCGTGAGCCGCGCCGTCGAACCGGTCGCCCTCACACTCGCGGAACTGCTCGACAACGCCACCAGTTACTCGGCGCCGGAAACCGTGATCGAGATCAATATCCGGCCGGTCCCCAAGGGCGTCTGCATCATTGTCGACGACGCCGGTGTCGGCATGAACGAGGAGGAGAAGAGCCGCGCGGCCAAGCTCCTTTCCAGTGAGCGCTCCCCCGGTGTCGCGGGACTCGGCAACCCGCCGCAGTTCGGATTCACCGTGATCGGCGTGCTCGCCGCACGCTACGGATTCAGCGTCTCAGTGGACACCACGTCGCCCTACGGCGGTGTACGCGCGGTCGTGCTCCTGCCCGACGACCTCCTCACGTCGATGCCGGAACCCGCCCCCCAGCCCCAGGCGAAGGAGATTCCCACCGTGGCAGCGTCCTCCCCGATGCCGCGCGAAGAGGATTCGGCGTCAGCACCGGAAACAGCTCCTGCGACCACCTTCGGCGGTCTGCCGAAACGCAGCAGAAGGGGGCCGATCTCCATCGTGCCGGAAGCCGGCGCCGAGGCCGCCCCTGCCAGGTCGACCGAGCAGATCGCCTCAGTCATGGGGGCGTTCCAGCGGGGGACCCAGTCGGGACGCCGTTCCACCAGTGCAAGCAGCGAAGGGTCTGAGACTCAGTGA
- a CDS encoding roadblock/LC7 domain-containing protein has product MNYDLSWMLDSALEVPEARHAILVSADGLLMARSKEVGKDHGDTVAAAMSGMQSLSRTVADFCGRPAGDRPQWRQTLVEFEHGWVFLNSAGEGAYLAVSASPEVDMAEISFRMQQLVGQLGKALTSPPREIADADA; this is encoded by the coding sequence GTGAACTACGACCTGTCATGGATGCTTGACAGCGCCCTGGAAGTCCCCGAAGCGCGGCACGCGATCCTCGTCTCGGCGGACGGCCTGCTCATGGCCCGCTCGAAGGAGGTCGGCAAGGACCACGGCGACACCGTCGCCGCCGCGATGAGCGGGATGCAGTCCCTGAGCCGCACGGTGGCCGACTTCTGCGGCCGTCCGGCGGGCGACCGGCCCCAGTGGCGTCAGACGCTGGTCGAGTTCGAGCACGGCTGGGTGTTCCTCAACTCCGCGGGAGAGGGCGCCTACCTCGCCGTTTCGGCCTCCCCCGAGGTCGACATGGCCGAGATCTCCTTCCGTATGCAGCAGTTGGTCGGCCAGCTCGGCAAGGCACTGACCAGCCCGCCGCGCGAGATTGCCGACGCCGACGCATGA
- a CDS encoding DUF742 domain-containing protein yields MTMTEEPDQEPEAPQLVRPYVITNGRSLVDDHELSLITLVTVAENCPATGHLDPEKRRLVELCSGGYLAVAEIAGHTQLPVGIVRVLLADLTDAGYLYTREPIPRAERVERRILEEVLNGLQARFG; encoded by the coding sequence ATGACGATGACAGAGGAGCCGGACCAGGAGCCGGAAGCCCCGCAATTAGTGCGTCCGTACGTCATCACGAACGGCCGCAGCCTGGTGGACGACCACGAGCTCTCGCTGATCACGCTGGTCACGGTGGCTGAGAACTGCCCCGCGACCGGTCATCTCGACCCGGAGAAGCGCCGGTTGGTCGAGCTGTGTTCGGGGGGATACCTCGCGGTCGCCGAGATCGCAGGGCACACCCAGCTGCCTGTCGGCATTGTCCGCGTCCTGCTCGCCGATCTCACCGATGCGGGATACCTCTACACGCGCGAACCCATTCCGCGGGCCGAGCGTGTCGAACGACGCATACTCGAAGAGGTGCTGAATGGCCTTCAAGCCCGTTTCGGATAG
- a CDS encoding GTP-binding protein, with the protein MAFKPVSDSGVYLNKAVQTAAKILVVGHFAVGKTTFIGTMSEIPPLRTEEVMTRAGEEIDDLKGTRGKTTTTVAMDFGRLTLSENLVLYLFGTPGQQRFVQVWEDMSRGALGALVLVDPERLQESFPVMDLVEQYGIPYTIAVNRFDIGTNHEDAEIREALDLLPETPLVSCDARDQRSSANALIVLVRYLQSRLS; encoded by the coding sequence ATGGCCTTCAAGCCCGTTTCGGATAGCGGCGTCTATCTGAACAAAGCAGTACAGACCGCGGCGAAGATCCTGGTGGTAGGACACTTCGCCGTCGGCAAGACCACGTTCATCGGAACGATGTCGGAGATCCCTCCGCTGCGGACCGAAGAAGTCATGACCCGGGCCGGCGAGGAAATCGACGACCTCAAGGGAACGCGCGGCAAGACCACGACAACCGTCGCGATGGACTTCGGCCGGCTCACGCTCAGTGAGAACCTTGTGCTCTACCTCTTCGGAACACCGGGGCAGCAGCGCTTCGTCCAGGTGTGGGAAGACATGTCGCGCGGGGCTCTCGGAGCTCTCGTACTGGTCGATCCCGAGCGACTCCAGGAGTCGTTCCCCGTGATGGATCTGGTGGAGCAGTACGGCATTCCGTACACCATCGCCGTCAACCGGTTCGACATCGGGACGAATCACGAGGACGCGGAGATCAGGGAAGCTCTCGACCTGCTTCCCGAGACTCCTCTGGTGAGTTGCGACGCGCGCGATCAGCGCTCGTCCGCCAATGCTCTGATCGTCCTCGTGCGTTACCTCCAATCCCGCCTCAGCTAG
- a CDS encoding cytochrome P450: MRSPSEPSPPPGCPAHDAGRRTPLYTQEFAKDPQGHYDYLRGFGPVAPVELAPGVDASLVTDYAVALQVLQSPDTFVRDSRRWRALNEGRVPLDSPVLPMMAYRPGPLFEDGARHLRLRQAVTDSLVKLDTHQLTRMVERTATYLISQFSGRGKVDLIGDYARLVPLLVFNDLFGCPGDLGDRVAFGISGIFDGTDAQSANDVLVEALLELVALKRAQPGDDILTHLLQHPAGLSDEEMIPQLIQLIGGGFEPMSNLIGNALRVLLSQGTQDDGPQGVILVEDAINDVLWNSCPIANYATHFPLYDVELSGSRLNAGDPVLISFAAANSDPSLSAGRGTVSRRAHLAWGAGPHACPAKDPAMIIAVQAIEKLLNELPDIEMSVDPEALVYRPGPFHRALGALPARFTPVRSTRPRTGAGPAPVHATAGRPAQAAPAAAPKGKFWSGFLSWWKG; encoded by the coding sequence ATGCGATCCCCCTCGGAGCCGTCCCCGCCCCCCGGCTGCCCGGCGCACGACGCCGGCCGTCGCACCCCCCTGTACACCCAGGAATTCGCCAAGGACCCGCAGGGCCACTACGACTACCTGCGGGGCTTCGGCCCTGTCGCACCCGTCGAGCTGGCCCCGGGTGTGGACGCCTCGCTCGTCACTGACTACGCCGTGGCGCTCCAGGTGCTCCAGAGCCCCGACACCTTTGTCCGCGACTCGCGGCGCTGGCGCGCGCTGAACGAAGGGCGGGTGCCGCTGGACAGCCCCGTGCTGCCGATGATGGCGTACCGCCCGGGCCCGCTGTTCGAGGACGGAGCACGCCACCTGCGGCTCCGCCAGGCCGTGACCGACAGCCTGGTCAAGCTGGACACCCACCAGCTGACCCGGATGGTTGAGCGCACCGCCACCTACCTGATCAGTCAGTTCAGCGGGCGCGGCAAAGTCGACCTGATCGGCGACTACGCGCGCCTGGTGCCGCTGCTGGTCTTCAACGACCTCTTCGGCTGCCCCGGCGATCTGGGTGACCGTGTCGCCTTCGGCATTTCCGGCATTTTCGACGGGACCGACGCCCAGAGCGCGAACGACGTCCTGGTAGAGGCGCTGCTGGAGCTGGTCGCGCTGAAGCGGGCCCAGCCCGGCGACGACATCCTCACCCACTTGCTGCAGCACCCGGCGGGGCTGAGCGACGAGGAGATGATCCCCCAGCTCATCCAGCTCATCGGCGGCGGATTCGAGCCGATGTCGAACCTGATCGGAAACGCCCTGCGGGTCCTGCTCTCGCAGGGGACCCAGGACGACGGCCCGCAGGGCGTCATCCTCGTGGAAGACGCCATCAACGACGTTCTGTGGAACAGCTGCCCGATAGCCAACTACGCCACGCATTTCCCTCTGTACGACGTCGAGCTGTCGGGCAGCAGGCTGAACGCCGGAGACCCGGTCCTCATCTCGTTCGCCGCCGCCAACTCCGACCCGAGCCTGTCCGCGGGCCGGGGGACGGTGAGCAGGCGCGCCCATCTCGCCTGGGGTGCGGGCCCGCACGCCTGCCCGGCCAAGGACCCGGCGATGATCATCGCCGTACAGGCCATCGAGAAACTGCTCAACGAACTGCCGGATATCGAGATGTCGGTGGACCCTGAGGCCCTGGTCTACCGGCCGGGCCCCTTCCACCGGGCACTCGGCGCGCTGCCCGCCAGGTTCACCCCGGTCCGGAGCACGCGGCCGCGAACCGGCGCCGGCCCGGCCCCGGTTCACGCCACGGCAGGCCGCCCGGCGCAGGCGGCGCCTGCCGCCGCGCCGAAGGGCAAGTTCTGGAGCGGGTTCCTGTCCTGGTGGAAGGGGTGA
- a CDS encoding acyl-CoA dehydrogenase encodes MHPFRDKGLLEAASERSSLPKTGGAANASATSRELTHLLFDGDDQARVHGTWRDLIATESFRHRPGLSAAERVELSYSRLRLVNDAAGDAADLAFDVRRLAALHEWTGVVDGGLCTVASIHYNLFLGSLLDQSAGMGGREVSEFTSMRRIGTFLCTELDHGNDAPALGTTAELDRETGGFILHTPTPGAQKFMPNTSLAGGPKSAVVAARLLVDGVDEGCFLFLTPLSDESGRVPGVHVRELPDRTGTPVDHCLTSFDRVHLPREALLEAEHGRLDQDGTLHSSLGSARKRFLHSIGRVTSGKLCMSAGTLGMSRAALTIAVRHAHTRHISGPRLGERVPLVAHRSHHSRLLDATATAYAMTFLHREVLSRWVGHTAENRAETERLVAVAKGWISWQARAIAIESRERCGAQGLFPVNGISDLPLNIEGGITAEGDNLVIWVKAGAEMIFGHEADRGPLSQVPLAERPLTGLPFLRDLLVEVETAAQSRARTALRQGPAGDPLGRWNAASTPALEMVSVHACRRAADAFIDAAARASDPAARTLLEQLCRLFLLRQLSCHTGELLADGHLTADHVRAFPDAITGVIAALAPHMLTLVDAFDLPDAFLAAVPIASGGRIGDEEDIWSTWHLRRSSPLAPAAR; translated from the coding sequence ATGCACCCATTCCGGGACAAGGGCCTCCTTGAAGCCGCGTCGGAACGGAGCAGCCTGCCGAAGACGGGCGGAGCGGCGAACGCCTCTGCCACGAGCCGCGAGTTGACCCATCTCCTCTTCGACGGGGATGACCAGGCCCGGGTCCATGGCACCTGGCGGGATCTCATCGCTACGGAGAGCTTCCGGCACCGTCCTGGGCTCTCCGCCGCGGAGCGGGTCGAGCTCTCGTACTCCCGGCTGCGTCTGGTCAACGACGCGGCCGGCGATGCCGCGGATCTGGCCTTCGACGTCCGGCGGCTGGCCGCGCTGCACGAGTGGACCGGGGTGGTGGACGGCGGCCTCTGCACGGTGGCGAGCATCCACTACAACCTGTTCCTGGGGAGCCTGCTGGACCAGAGCGCCGGCATGGGCGGACGTGAGGTGTCGGAGTTCACGTCGATGCGCCGCATAGGGACGTTCCTCTGTACGGAGCTGGACCACGGCAATGACGCTCCGGCGCTGGGCACAACCGCCGAACTCGACCGGGAGACCGGCGGGTTCATCCTGCACACTCCCACGCCCGGCGCCCAGAAGTTCATGCCGAACACCAGCCTGGCCGGCGGTCCGAAGAGCGCGGTGGTCGCGGCGCGGCTGCTGGTCGACGGGGTGGATGAGGGGTGCTTCCTCTTCCTGACGCCGCTGAGTGACGAGAGCGGCCGGGTGCCCGGGGTCCACGTCCGGGAGCTCCCGGACCGGACCGGTACCCCGGTGGACCACTGCCTCACCTCGTTCGACCGAGTTCATTTACCGCGTGAGGCACTGCTTGAGGCGGAGCACGGCCGGCTGGATCAGGACGGGACGCTGCACAGCAGCCTGGGCAGCGCGCGAAAGAGGTTCCTGCATTCGATCGGGCGGGTCACCAGCGGCAAGCTGTGCATGAGCGCGGGCACCCTCGGGATGTCGCGCGCGGCGCTGACCATCGCTGTGCGGCACGCCCATACCCGGCATATCAGTGGGCCGAGGCTCGGGGAGCGGGTGCCGCTGGTGGCGCACCGCAGCCATCACAGCAGGCTGCTGGACGCGACGGCGACGGCGTACGCCATGACGTTCCTGCACCGGGAGGTCCTCTCGCGGTGGGTCGGGCACACGGCGGAGAACCGGGCGGAGACCGAGCGTCTGGTCGCTGTCGCGAAGGGCTGGATCAGCTGGCAGGCCCGGGCGATCGCGATCGAGTCCCGGGAGCGCTGCGGGGCCCAGGGGCTCTTTCCGGTCAACGGGATTTCGGATCTGCCGTTGAACATAGAGGGCGGCATCACCGCGGAAGGCGACAATCTCGTCATCTGGGTGAAGGCCGGGGCTGAAATGATCTTCGGGCATGAGGCGGACCGGGGCCCGTTGTCCCAAGTGCCGCTTGCCGAGCGGCCGTTGACCGGACTGCCGTTTCTGCGGGATCTCCTCGTGGAGGTCGAGACCGCCGCACAGAGCCGGGCGAGGACCGCTCTGCGCCAAGGCCCCGCCGGCGACCCGCTCGGACGCTGGAACGCGGCGTCCACGCCGGCTCTGGAGATGGTCTCGGTGCACGCCTGCCGCCGGGCCGCCGACGCGTTCATCGATGCCGCGGCCCGGGCCTCGGATCCGGCGGCGCGAACCCTGCTGGAGCAGCTGTGCAGACTGTTCCTGCTCCGTCAGCTGAGCTGCCACACGGGGGAGTTGCTCGCTGACGGTCATCTGACGGCCGACCATGTCAGGGCGTTCCCCGATGCCATCACCGGCGTCATCGCCGCTCTCGCGCCTCATATGCTGACCTTGGTGGACGCCTTTGACCTGCCGGATGCATTCCTCGCCGCCGTCCCGATCGCCAGTGGCGGGCGGATCGGAGACGAGGAAGACATCTGGTCCACGTGGCATCTGCGTAGATCAAGCCCTCTGGCGCCCGCCGCGCGGTAG
- a CDS encoding alpha/beta fold hydrolase, which yields MPEITLTAGTVDYVDTGGSGPVVVLLHGLVHDATVWRKVIEGLRPGHRVLAPTLPYGAHRTPMRRDVPLTPDSVAELIAEFLDRLELRDVTLVENDCGRAQTVAVRHPERLARLVLTSCEAFDNYPPGIPGKLIVLACRVPGGIPLLVRTLAIKPMRRLPVGFGALTKRPVPDQIVDGWLRPLLTDKAIREDFRRYGLGVRKEELLEAAEGLRTFDKPALVVWALEDRMMPRAHGRRLAELLPQGRLLEIEDSGTLIAEDQPEQLAAALREFIAATG from the coding sequence ATGCCCGAGATCACACTCACCGCAGGCACCGTCGACTACGTGGACACGGGCGGCTCAGGCCCCGTCGTCGTCCTCCTCCACGGGCTCGTCCACGACGCCACCGTCTGGCGCAAGGTGATCGAGGGCCTGCGCCCCGGCCACCGGGTGCTGGCGCCCACTCTGCCGTACGGCGCGCACCGTACCCCGATGCGCCGGGACGTACCGCTGACCCCGGACTCGGTGGCGGAGCTCATCGCCGAGTTCCTCGACCGGCTGGAGCTGCGGGACGTCACTCTCGTCGAGAACGACTGCGGCCGCGCCCAGACCGTGGCCGTCCGGCACCCGGAGCGGCTCGCCCGGCTGGTCCTGACCTCCTGTGAGGCCTTCGACAACTACCCGCCGGGCATCCCGGGCAAGCTGATCGTGCTGGCCTGCCGGGTCCCGGGCGGTATCCCCCTGCTGGTCCGTACGCTCGCGATCAAGCCGATGCGCCGTCTGCCGGTCGGCTTCGGAGCGCTCACCAAGCGGCCGGTGCCCGACCAGATCGTCGACGGCTGGCTGCGCCCGCTCCTCACCGACAAGGCGATCCGCGAGGACTTCCGCCGCTACGGTCTGGGCGTACGCAAGGAGGAACTGCTGGAGGCAGCGGAGGGGCTGCGGACGTTCGACAAGCCCGCGCTGGTGGTGTGGGCGCTGGAGGACCGCATGATGCCCCGGGCCCACGGCCGGCGCCTCGCCGAACTGCTGCCGCAGGGACGGCTCCTGGAGATCGAGGACAGCGGAACCCTGATCGCCGAGGACCAGCCGGAACAACTGGCCGCGGCCCTGCGGGAGTTCATCGCCGCCACCGGCTGA
- a CDS encoding RidA family protein has protein sequence MSLDRVNPPELSPPTGFSHAVAATGTRLVFLAGQTALDAAGEVTGATLVAQFELALSNLLTALRAAGGDPADLARVTVYATDVADYRAHVTELGRIWRKLAGRDYPAMAVIGATRLWDEQAMVEIDGVAVLS, from the coding sequence ATGAGCCTGGACCGAGTCAACCCGCCGGAGCTCTCCCCGCCCACCGGCTTCTCCCACGCCGTCGCCGCAACCGGGACCCGGCTGGTCTTCCTGGCGGGACAGACCGCGCTGGACGCTGCGGGCGAGGTCACCGGAGCCACCCTTGTGGCCCAGTTCGAGCTGGCGCTCTCGAACCTGCTCACCGCGCTGCGCGCCGCGGGCGGCGATCCGGCCGATCTCGCGCGGGTCACGGTGTACGCCACCGATGTCGCCGACTACCGCGCCCACGTCACCGAACTGGGCCGTATCTGGCGGAAGCTGGCCGGCCGCGACTACCCGGCCATGGCGGTGATCGGCGCCACGCGACTCTGGGACGAGCAGGCGATGGTGGAAATCGACGGAGTCGCCGTACTGTCCTGA